The following proteins come from a genomic window of Acidobacteriota bacterium:
- the rpmA gene encoding 50S ribosomal protein L27: MAHKKGLGSSRNGRDSHSKRLGVKRFDGQLVTAGSILVRQRGTPIKPGNNVGRGRDDTLFALTTGKVRFQRRGRLGRFVHILS, translated from the coding sequence ATGGCACACAAGAAGGGGTTGGGCAGCTCTCGAAACGGCCGGGACAGCCATTCCAAGCGTCTCGGCGTCAAGCGATTCGACGGCCAGTTGGTGACGGCCGGCTCGATTCTGGTCCGCCAGAGAGGGACGCCCATCAAGCCCGGAAACAATGTGGGCCGGGGCCGCGATGACACCCTTTTCGCCCTCACTACGGGGAAAGTCCGGTTTCAGCGCCGGGGACGTTTGGGGCGGTTCGTCCACATTCTCAGCTAG
- the rplU gene encoding 50S ribosomal protein L21: MYAIIRNGGKQYRVAEGDRVRLERIAGEVGDEVSLEDVLLVGHPDSIQVGAPSLNDVRVTGTIVEQGKDRKITVFKFKRRKMYRRKQGHRQRFTEVEIGPIRIAGEGTDQE; encoded by the coding sequence TTGTACGCAATCATTCGCAACGGCGGGAAACAATATCGAGTCGCCGAAGGGGACCGGGTCCGGCTGGAGCGCATCGCCGGAGAAGTGGGCGATGAGGTCAGTCTGGAGGACGTGTTGTTGGTCGGCCATCCCGATTCAATCCAGGTCGGCGCCCCGTCTCTGAATGACGTCCGGGTCACCGGGACCATCGTCGAGCAGGGCAAGGACCGCAAGATCACGGTCTTCAAGTTCAAACGCCGCAAGATGTATCGACGCAAGCAAGGTCATCGCCAGCGCTTCACCGAAGTGGAGATCGGGCCGATTCGGATCGCGGGAGAGGGCACGGACCAGGAGTAG
- a CDS encoding TrkH family potassium uptake protein, translated as MIRWSNLLNLLGFFTLGLSAALLACVGFALANGDEGLIPLAVSLAVGVTSGVLLILVFRLGVRTLSRREGLLLVVATWLIAALLGALPFYFSSHFPSFTDSVFESVSGFSTTGATVLADVEALPASLLLWRSLTHWLGGMGIILLGVAILPLIGAGGRELYRAEFSGARSERLRPRIAETALALWKIYIAFTLAGYAALRFAGMGKFDALCHAFSTLATGGFSTRNGSIEAFANPALEIVILLFMVLAGINFTRHYRLLVERRASTFWGDVELRLYLIVIGVMTAAMTATLVQVSEISPGESLRLASFQVVSILTTTGFSTADFEGWSSFAQILLLVLMFVGGCTGSTAGGMKVARIGLLFRVVGREFHRLVEPHGVFAVRFGGRAIPEKTIQSLLNLVYLAFLVNFAACLCLTALGMDVLTTISAVAACMFNIGPGLGQVGPAEHYGDLPAAAKWVLSICMLAGRLEFYTLLVLFTRPFWRM; from the coding sequence TTGATTCGCTGGTCCAATCTCCTGAACCTCTTGGGGTTCTTCACCCTGGGCCTTTCCGCAGCCCTGTTGGCGTGCGTTGGCTTCGCACTGGCCAACGGAGACGAGGGTCTGATCCCGTTGGCGGTCTCGCTGGCGGTCGGCGTGACCTCCGGTGTGCTGTTGATCCTCGTATTTCGGCTCGGCGTGCGGACGTTGAGCCGGCGCGAAGGTTTGCTCCTGGTGGTGGCCACATGGCTGATTGCCGCTCTTTTGGGAGCTCTCCCGTTTTATTTTTCTTCCCATTTCCCCAGCTTCACCGATTCGGTCTTCGAGTCGGTCTCCGGTTTCTCCACCACGGGGGCCACGGTCCTGGCGGACGTGGAGGCCCTTCCGGCCAGCCTCCTGCTCTGGCGCTCGTTGACCCATTGGCTGGGCGGCATGGGCATCATCCTGCTGGGGGTCGCCATTCTTCCCCTGATCGGGGCCGGCGGCCGGGAGCTCTACCGGGCCGAGTTCTCGGGAGCCCGTTCGGAACGGCTGAGGCCCCGGATCGCGGAGACCGCGCTGGCGCTGTGGAAGATCTACATCGCATTCACGCTGGCCGGCTATGCGGCTCTGAGGTTTGCCGGTATGGGGAAGTTCGACGCTCTGTGCCACGCTTTTTCGACTCTGGCCACGGGCGGATTCTCCACCCGCAACGGAAGCATCGAAGCCTTCGCGAATCCTGCGTTGGAAATCGTCATTCTGCTCTTCATGGTCCTGGCGGGCATCAACTTCACCCGGCACTACCGCCTGCTGGTGGAACGCAGGGCCTCCACTTTCTGGGGAGACGTGGAACTGCGCCTCTATCTGATCGTCATCGGGGTCATGACGGCGGCCATGACGGCAACCCTGGTGCAGGTTTCGGAGATTTCTCCAGGAGAGTCCCTGAGATTGGCGTCCTTCCAAGTCGTCTCCATTCTGACGACCACCGGATTCTCGACGGCCGACTTTGAGGGGTGGAGTTCCTTCGCCCAAATCCTGCTCTTGGTTCTGATGTTCGTGGGCGGGTGCACCGGCTCGACGGCGGGAGGCATGAAGGTGGCCCGCATCGGACTCCTGTTCCGGGTCGTGGGCCGTGAGTTTCACCGGTTGGTGGAGCCTCACGGCGTCTTTGCCGTTCGTTTCGGCGGGAGAGCGATCCCGGAGAAGACGATCCAGAGTCTGCTCAACCTGGTCTATCTGGCGTTCCTGGTCAACTTCGCGGCCTGCTTGTGTCTGACCGCCCTGGGGATGGACGTGCTCACCACCATCTCCGCGGTGGCGGCCTGCATGTTCAACATTGGCCCCGGATTGGGGCAGGTCGGCCCCGCCGAACACTATGGGGACCTGCCGGCGGCGGCGAAGTGGGTCCTGAGCATCTGCATGCTGGCAGGCCGCCTCGAGTTCTACACGCTCCTGGTACTTTTCACTCGGCCCTTCTGGAGGATGTGA
- the trkA gene encoding Trk system potassium transporter TrkA — protein sequence MRILVLGGGAVGTMVSRRLVQEGNEVVIVEQRRDCCELLEENLDAKIVQGSASSIRVLERAGIREAEMLIAVTSSDEANVLGCLIAERHSNVRIKVARLRSHEVDGWRKIFDSSGLKVDLVINPDRETADRILRVIGLPGISDVLEFAEGRVRLVGMNVEPDNWVVGKSMAELDRSSPPKNSLMAIIFRGRRTLIPRGGDRLQAGDHVYIVCPAAETESVFRFMGVQLPKKVERVFIVGGRQLGIEAARRLERRGVRVKLFERDPEQCRKLSTLVESTVVVHGDGTDERVLTEHAVEHVDAYLALTAESEVNIIASLLSKRLGARKAVALVNRLEFLPLAQRLGINSSFSTRVAAVDRILQFVRSGHVLSVTTLREEEAEAIELLATPGSRFVGRSLREIRLPAGTVVGAVSRPSGEVLVPRGDAVIQAGDRVIFFCLESLVPYLESAFLREDRR from the coding sequence ATGAGAATCCTCGTGCTTGGCGGCGGAGCGGTCGGCACCATGGTGTCGCGCCGTCTCGTCCAGGAGGGAAACGAGGTCGTCATCGTCGAGCAGCGGCGGGACTGCTGCGAACTGTTGGAAGAGAATCTGGACGCCAAGATCGTTCAAGGCAGCGCCAGCAGCATCCGGGTTCTGGAACGGGCCGGCATCCGGGAAGCCGAAATGCTGATCGCCGTCACCAGCAGCGACGAAGCCAACGTTCTCGGGTGCCTGATCGCCGAACGGCACTCCAACGTCAGGATCAAGGTGGCCCGCCTCCGGAGCCACGAGGTCGATGGCTGGAGGAAGATTTTCGACAGCTCCGGCTTGAAGGTGGATCTGGTCATCAATCCCGACCGCGAGACGGCGGATCGCATTCTTCGCGTGATCGGACTGCCGGGCATCTCCGACGTGCTGGAATTCGCAGAAGGCCGGGTGCGGCTCGTCGGGATGAACGTAGAACCGGACAACTGGGTCGTGGGCAAGAGCATGGCGGAACTGGATCGGAGTTCGCCGCCCAAGAACTCGCTGATGGCGATCATTTTTCGGGGACGCCGGACCCTGATACCCAGAGGAGGGGACAGGCTGCAGGCGGGAGACCATGTCTACATCGTGTGTCCGGCCGCCGAGACGGAATCGGTCTTCCGGTTCATGGGAGTCCAGCTTCCGAAGAAGGTGGAGCGGGTCTTCATCGTGGGCGGCCGGCAACTGGGAATCGAAGCGGCCCGCCGGCTGGAGCGGCGGGGAGTCCGGGTCAAGCTCTTCGAGAGGGATCCGGAGCAATGCCGGAAGCTCTCGACGCTGGTCGAAAGCACGGTCGTCGTTCATGGGGACGGGACCGACGAGAGGGTCCTGACGGAGCACGCCGTCGAGCATGTCGATGCCTACCTTGCCCTCACCGCCGAATCCGAGGTCAACATCATCGCCTCCCTCCTTTCCAAGAGGCTGGGGGCCCGCAAGGCGGTCGCACTGGTCAATCGTCTGGAGTTTCTCCCTTTGGCCCAGCGTCTGGGCATCAATTCCAGTTTCAGTACCCGCGTCGCCGCCGTGGACCGGATCCTCCAGTTCGTTCGCTCGGGCCACGTCCTTTCGGTCACGACTCTTCGCGAGGAGGAGGCGGAAGCCATCGAGCTGCTGGCGACGCCAGGCTCCAGATTTGTGGGAAGAAGCCTGCGCGAGATCCGCCTGCCTGCCGGGACCGTGGTGGGCGCCGTCAGCAGGCCCTCCGGAGAGGTCCTGGTCCCGAGGGGAGACGCCGTCATCCAGGCCGGTGACCGTGTGATCTTCTTCTGCCTGGAGAGCCTGGTGCCCTACCTGGAGTCTGCTTTCCTGCGGGAAGACAGACGTTGA